A single genomic interval of Babylonia areolata isolate BAREFJ2019XMU chromosome 26, ASM4173473v1, whole genome shotgun sequence harbors:
- the LOC143300128 gene encoding adhesion G-protein coupled receptor D1-like, whose amino-acid sequence MEVDRRWREHVLTTCLLVSVVSLAVRLVLQLPVSLWRCCFGWLHFFLCGSLLLARLLLLGAHLLLRPDSLLCQLTAVATHWATLSALAWLHTGAVHVWKSFRSKTSPLRTQSLHCGWHLYAWLSPLLLVVPAVALDFSALGGEWAAVYDQGQGRCWVSIGQAGLIFLVGPAFLVSLINVAFIAHTHHIMSTQRTLFEDAQTMFLEVKTCTMLVVLVGVTWLLGLPATVNAEPILDDIFTLAHASLGFLVVVVIVMNSQLRKGVTKQARGRKTRASHHKSPPPPNTPTTTSDDP is encoded by the exons ATGGAGGTGGACAGGCGGTGGAGAGAGCACGTGCTCACAACCTGTCTCCTCGTGTCAGTTGTCAGTTTGGCCGTGCGCCTCGTGCTCCAGTTGCCCGTCTCTCTGTGGCGCTGCTGCTTTGGCTGGCTGCACTTCTTCCTCTGCGGGTCCCTGCTGCTGGCCCGCCTCCTGCTCCTGGGCGCTCACCTCCTCCTCAGGCCTGACTCCCTGCTCTGCCAGCTGACCGCCGTGGCCACCCACTGGGCCACGCTGTCTGCACTGGCCTGGCTTCACACCGGCGCTGTTCACGTGTGGAAAAGCTTCCG ATCTAAAACTTCTCCCCTTCGAACGCAATCTCTCCACTGCGGCTGGCATCTCTATGCCTGGTTGTCTCCCCTCCTCTTGGTGGTACCGGCCGTGGCATTGGACTTTTCAGCCTTGGGCGGTGAATGGGCTGCTGTATATGACCAAGGTCAAGGTCGTTGCTGGGTCAGCATAGGTCAGGCAGGCCTGATCTTCCTCGTCGGTCCCGCCTTTCTCGTCAGCCTCATCAACGTGGCCTTCATCGCTCACACCCACCACATCAT GAGCACACAGAGGACGCTGTTCGAAGACGCACAGACGATGTTTCTTGAAGTGAAGACGTGCACCATGCTGGTTGTGCTGGTTGGGGTCACCTGGCTACTGGGGCTACCCGCTACGGTTAATGCTGAACCCATTCTGGATGACATCTTCACTTTGGCCCATGCCAGTTTGGGTTTCCTCGTCGTTGTGGTCATCGTGATGAACAGCCAGTTACGGAAG ggtGTGACGAAGCAGGCACGCGGCAGGAAGACCAGAGCCTCACATCACAAATCGCCGCCACCACCCAACACGCCCACCACAACCTCCGATGACCCCTGA